One genomic window of Glycine soja cultivar W05 chromosome 9, ASM419377v2, whole genome shotgun sequence includes the following:
- the LOC114425755 gene encoding uncharacterized protein LOC114425755 has translation MDEKREKKLKEVAQSRSTDTIIDPPSPIKRHVKWKLARTKKTGHMSSEVAKEIVDRIDSLEEKASQGSFVIHGRHDVLTVAIGQPKHPGSVRAAGASVTIKQYFGSASRTSCTSSSMAPEDL, from the exons atggatgagaagagagagaaaaaattgaaGGAAGTTGCTCAATCCAGGAGCACTGACACTAtcattgatcctccatctcccatcaaacgacacgtgaagtggaagctaGCTCGCACCAAGAAAACTGGCCACATGTCATCTGAGGTAGCAAAGGAAATTGTTGACaggatt GATTCGTTGGAGGAGAAAGCCTCACAGGGTTCCTTTGTCATCCATGGACGTCATGATGTACTGACTGTTGCCATTGGGCAACCAAAACACCCTGGTAGTGTGCGTGCTGCAGGAGCCAGTGTAACcatcaaacaatactttggatcggcttcAAGGACCTCCTGCACTTCTTCCTCCATGGCTCCCGAAGACCTATAA